In Pangasianodon hypophthalmus isolate fPanHyp1 chromosome 3, fPanHyp1.pri, whole genome shotgun sequence, a single genomic region encodes these proteins:
- the myoz1a gene encoding myozenin-1a has product MPLAGTPAPPNKRKKTTKIITDLSHITQNEYESEPEASEFDLGTKISTPKDVMLEELSLLKNKGSKMFKMRQLRVEKFIYENNPDVFNSESMDNFQKFVPGIGGQMVDVGGRLVGGRLVGGQIVGGQIVGGQIVGGGGYAPVPPPKPGSRGTGAGSGVGAGGTAGGVGAGAGESAGSSADGSQSAESTKAAALAKEKKRKEHTKTYVSPWEKAMKGNEELISTMKPYMPGPCAHGDLPKYKSFNRTAVPFGGFEKAAQLMTFQLPDIEAAVEVREPAVVYHHDVHSRPSFNRTPIGWVGSGDTSNIHLQIDTMPFDGETDEL; this is encoded by the exons ATGCCTCTCGCTGGAACACCTGCCCCTCCcaacaagaggaaaaaaactacTAAAATCATCACTGACCTGTCACATATCACTCAGAATG AGTATGAGTCAGAGCCTGAGGCCTCCGAGTTTGACTTGGGGACGAAGATCAGTACACCGAAAGATGTAATGCTGGAGGAACTGTCCCTGCTCAAAAACAAGGGCTCCAAGATGTTCAAAATGAGGCAGCTGCGTGTGGAGAAGTTCATCTACGAGAACAACCCTGACGTCTTCAACAGTGAATCTATG GATAACTTCCAGAAGTTTGTCCCTGGCATTGGGGGCCAAATGGTGGATGTTGGTGGACGTCTTGTAGGTGGACGTCTTGTTGGTGGACAGATAGTTGGTGGACAGATAGTTGGTGGACAGATAGTTGGTGGAGGTGGGTATGCACCTGTGCCTCCTCCCAAACCAGGAAGCCGGGGTACAGGGGCAGGAAGCGGAGTTGGTGCAGGAGGAACAGCTGGTGGAGTGGGCGCAGGGGCAGGCGAGAGTGCTGGCTCATCAGCTGATGGCTCACAGA GTGCAGAAAGCACTAAGGCTGCTGCTTTagcaaaagagaagaaaagaaaggaacatACAAAGACATATGTATCACCCTGGGAAAAGGCCATGAAGGGCAATGAAGAGCTTATATCTACTATGAAGCCATACATGCCAGGACCCTGTGCTCATGGAGACCTGCCAAAATACAAGAGTTTTAACAG GACGGCTGTGCCCTTTGGTGGCTTTGAGAAAGCTGCTCAGCTGATGACCTTCCAGCTGCCGGATATCGAGGCAGCAGTAGAGGTGCGGGAGCCTGCAGTGGTGTACCACCATGACGTACACTCAAGACCTTCCTTTAACCGCACTCCCATTGGCTGGGTGGGCAGCGGAGACACAAGCAACATCCACCTGCAGATTGATACCATGCCATTCGATGGGGAGACTGACGAGCTGTGA